A single Opisthocomus hoazin isolate bOpiHoa1 chromosome 1, bOpiHoa1.hap1, whole genome shotgun sequence DNA region contains:
- the KCNE1 gene encoding potassium voltage-gated channel subfamily E member 1 — protein MLVLSNDTALNSFISKLLQDYLEQTNSSAPSQARSAGSSLEIVYVLMMIGLFGFFSVGVMLTNIRARRLEESRDPFHTYIATDIWHKKDREYLQARLIENYKLCCVFENQLAVEQPSMQIPEVKSS, from the coding sequence ATGTTGGTGCTGTCTAACGACACAGCCCTGAATTCATTCATCTCCAAGCTGCTTCAAGACTACCTGGAGCAGACAAATAGCTCTGCACCTTCCCAGGCCAGAAGTGCCGGCAGCAGTCTAGAAATCGTCTATGTGCTGATGATGATCGGCCTCTTTGGCTTCTTCTCAGTGGGAGTCATGCTGACCAACATCCGCGCCAGGAGGCTGGAGGAATCCCGCGACCCCTTCCACACCTACATTGCCACAGACATTTGGCACAAGAAGGACAGGGAGTATTTGCAAGCCAGGCTCATAGAAAAttacaagctgtgctgtgtcTTTGAAAACCAGCTGGCCGTGGAGCAGCCAAGCATGCAGATTCCTGAGGTGAAGTCTTCCTAG